The Streptomyces achromogenes genome window below encodes:
- a CDS encoding GuaB3 family IMP dehydrogenase-related protein, with protein sequence MTEIEIGRGKRGRRAYAFDDIAVVPSRRTRDPKEVSIAWQIDAYRFELPFLAAPMDSVVSPATAIRIGELGGLGVLNLEGLWTRHEDPQPLLDEIVELDADTATRRLQEIYAAPIKEELIGQRIKEVRDSGVVTAAALSPQRTAQFSKAVVDAGVDIFVIRGTTVSAEHVSGSHEPLNLKQFIYELDVPVIVGGCATYTAALHLMRTGAAGVLVGFGGGAAHTTRNVLGIQVPMATAVADVAAARRDYMDESGGRYVHVIADGGVGWSGDLPKAIACGADSVMMGSPLARATDAPGRGNHWGMEAVNEELPRGKKVDLGTVGTIEEVLTGPSHTPDGSMNFFGALRRAMATTGYSELKEFQRVEVTVADSVHRR encoded by the coding sequence GTGACTGAGATCGAGATCGGGCGCGGCAAGCGCGGCCGCCGGGCGTACGCCTTCGACGACATCGCCGTCGTCCCCAGCCGCCGTACGCGGGACCCGAAGGAGGTCTCGATCGCCTGGCAGATCGACGCCTACCGCTTCGAACTGCCCTTCCTGGCCGCCCCCATGGACTCGGTCGTCTCCCCGGCCACGGCCATCCGCATCGGTGAGCTGGGCGGTCTCGGCGTCCTCAACCTCGAGGGCCTGTGGACCCGGCACGAGGACCCGCAGCCGCTGCTCGACGAGATCGTCGAGCTGGACGCGGACACCGCCACCCGCCGCCTCCAGGAGATCTACGCGGCTCCCATCAAGGAGGAGCTGATCGGGCAGCGCATCAAGGAGGTGCGCGACTCGGGCGTGGTCACCGCCGCCGCGCTCTCCCCGCAGCGCACGGCCCAGTTCTCCAAGGCCGTCGTCGACGCGGGCGTGGACATCTTCGTCATCCGCGGCACGACGGTGTCGGCGGAGCACGTCTCCGGTTCGCACGAGCCGCTGAACCTGAAGCAGTTCATCTACGAGCTCGACGTCCCCGTGATCGTCGGCGGCTGCGCCACCTACACGGCGGCGCTGCACCTGATGCGCACGGGCGCGGCGGGCGTCCTGGTCGGCTTCGGCGGCGGCGCGGCGCACACCACCCGCAACGTGCTGGGCATCCAGGTCCCGATGGCGACCGCGGTCGCCGACGTGGCCGCCGCCCGCCGCGACTACATGGACGAGTCCGGCGGCCGGTACGTGCACGTCATCGCGGACGGCGGCGTCGGCTGGTCCGGCGACCTCCCCAAGGCGATCGCCTGCGGCGCCGACTCGGTGATGATGGGCTCGCCGCTCGCGCGCGCGACCGACGCGCCGGGCCGCGGCAACCACTGGGGCATGGAGGCCGTCAACGAGGAGCTGCCGCGCGGCAAGAAGGTCGACCTCGGCACGGTCGGCACGATCGAGGAGGTCCTGACGGGCCCCTCGCACACTCCCGACGGCTCGATGAACTTCTTCGGCGCCCTGCGCCGCGCCATGGCCACGACCGGCTACAGCGAATTGAAGGAGTTCCAGCGCGTCGAGGTCACGGTGGCGGACTCGGTGCACCGGCGGTAG
- a CDS encoding glycerol-3-phosphate dehydrogenase/oxidase: MRTATLGPAQRAESLAAMAERELDVLVVGAGVVGAGVALDAVTRGLSTGLVEARDWASGTSSRSSKLIHGGLRYLEMLDFALVREALKERGLLLERLAPHLVKPVPFLYPLQHKGWERLYAGSGVALYDAMSMARGHGRGLPTHRHLSRRRALRVAPALKKDALVGALQYYDAQMDDARFVATLVRTAASYGAKAANCARVTGFLREGERVVGARVEDVEAGGEYEIRARQIVNATGVWTDDTQAMVGERGQFHVRASKGIHLVVPRDRISSSSGLILRTEKSVLFVIPWGRHWIIGTTDTDWDLDKTHPAASSADIDYLLEHVNSVLAVPLTRDDVEGVYAGLRPLLAGESDATSKLSREHTVAHPVPGLVVVAGGKYTTYRVMAKDAVDEAVRGLDQRVAECVTEDVSLLGAEGYRALWNARARIAARTGLHVVRVEHLLNRFGAMAEEILDLVVADPSLGEPLQFADDYLRAEIVYAASHEGARHLDDALTRRTRISIETFDRGTRSALEAAELMAPVLGWDKDHIEREVEHYQKRVEAERESQRQPDDLTADAARLGAPDIVPL, encoded by the coding sequence GTGAGGACAGCGACACTGGGGCCGGCGCAACGAGCCGAGTCACTGGCGGCGATGGCCGAGCGTGAACTGGACGTGCTGGTGGTGGGAGCCGGTGTGGTCGGTGCCGGCGTCGCGCTGGACGCCGTGACACGTGGCCTGTCCACCGGCCTGGTCGAAGCGCGCGACTGGGCCTCGGGCACGTCGAGCAGGTCCAGCAAGCTGATCCACGGCGGACTGCGCTATCTCGAGATGCTCGACTTCGCGCTGGTGCGTGAGGCGCTCAAGGAGCGCGGACTGCTGCTCGAACGGCTCGCCCCGCACCTCGTGAAGCCGGTGCCCTTCCTGTATCCGCTCCAGCACAAGGGCTGGGAGCGGCTGTACGCGGGCTCGGGCGTCGCCCTCTATGACGCGATGTCCATGGCCCGCGGGCACGGACGCGGGCTGCCGACCCACCGTCATCTGAGCCGACGCCGTGCGCTGCGCGTGGCACCCGCCTTGAAGAAGGACGCCCTGGTCGGCGCGTTGCAGTACTACGACGCCCAGATGGACGACGCCCGATTCGTCGCGACGCTGGTGCGCACCGCGGCGTCCTACGGGGCGAAGGCGGCCAACTGCGCGCGCGTCACCGGATTCCTGCGTGAGGGCGAACGGGTCGTGGGCGCGCGGGTGGAGGACGTCGAGGCGGGTGGGGAGTACGAGATCCGCGCCCGGCAGATCGTCAATGCCACGGGTGTGTGGACCGACGACACCCAGGCGATGGTGGGCGAGCGGGGACAGTTCCATGTCCGCGCGTCCAAGGGCATCCACCTCGTCGTGCCGAGGGACCGCATCAGCTCCTCCTCCGGGCTGATCCTGCGCACCGAGAAGTCGGTGCTGTTCGTCATCCCCTGGGGCCGGCACTGGATCATCGGCACCACCGACACCGACTGGGACCTCGACAAGACCCACCCGGCCGCCTCGAGCGCCGACATCGACTACCTCCTCGAGCATGTGAACTCGGTTCTCGCGGTGCCGCTGACCAGGGACGACGTGGAGGGCGTGTACGCGGGGCTGCGGCCGTTGCTGGCGGGCGAGTCCGACGCCACCAGCAAGCTGTCCCGGGAGCACACCGTCGCCCATCCGGTGCCGGGGCTCGTGGTCGTCGCGGGCGGCAAGTACACGACGTACCGGGTGATGGCCAAGGACGCGGTCGACGAGGCGGTGCGCGGCCTCGACCAGCGGGTCGCCGAGTGCGTCACGGAGGACGTGTCGCTGTTGGGCGCGGAGGGCTACCGGGCGCTGTGGAACGCGCGGGCGCGGATCGCGGCGCGGACCGGCCTGCACGTGGTGCGGGTGGAGCATCTGCTCAACCGCTTCGGGGCGATGGCGGAAGAGATCCTGGACCTCGTCGTCGCCGATCCGTCGCTGGGCGAGCCGCTCCAGTTCGCCGATGACTACCTGCGCGCGGAGATCGTGTACGCCGCCTCCCACGAGGGAGCACGGCATCTGGACGATGCGCTGACGCGCCGCACGCGCATCTCCATCGAGACCTTCGACCGCGGTACCCGCAGTGCCCTGGAGGCCGCCGAGCTCATGGCCCCGGTCCTCGGCTGGGACAAGGACCACATCGAGCGAGAGGTCGAGCACTACCAGAAGCGGGTGGAGGCCGAGCGGGAGTCGCAGCGCCAGCCCGACGACCTGACGGCGGACGCTGCACGACTGGGTGCGCCGGACATCGTTCCCCTCTGA
- a CDS encoding nucleotide sugar dehydrogenase encodes MPADLAVIGLGPLGLPLAQAAVAAGIPTVGYRTGPEAGSLSPAELRRMLSGGFRTATNPADLGRVRTAVICAPTPRDADGRLDLSQVEAAARTLAGHLRPHTTVILESAVYPGATEEFLLPLLEETSGLRAGRDFHLAHSPSRVDPGSRAFTPANTPKVIGGLTPACTESAAAFYGRLTDKVVRARGLREAETVQLLETNFRHVNIALVNEMAVLCHDLGVDLWDVVRCAETKPFGFEAFRPGPGVGGHSVPLDHAGRPGSTLRMVELAQQVNNRMPRYVVQRAAALLNEHGKSARGARVLLLGVTYKADLADEQGAPAREIAIRLMELGAAVSYHDPHVPSWSVLDRPVPRADSLYEAAADADLTILLQQHRTYDLQGLSVKAQLLLDTRGATPTGAAHRL; translated from the coding sequence ATGCCCGCAGATCTCGCCGTCATCGGACTCGGCCCGCTCGGTCTCCCCCTGGCCCAGGCCGCCGTGGCCGCCGGCATCCCCACCGTCGGCTACCGCACCGGCCCCGAGGCCGGCTCGCTGAGTCCCGCCGAACTGCGCCGGATGCTCTCGGGGGGCTTCCGGACCGCCACCAACCCCGCCGACCTGGGCCGGGTGCGCACCGCCGTCATCTGCGCCCCGACCCCGCGCGACGCCGACGGCCGTCTCGACCTGAGCCAGGTGGAGGCGGCCGCCCGCACCCTCGCCGGGCACCTGCGCCCGCACACCACCGTGATCCTGGAGTCAGCCGTGTACCCCGGGGCCACGGAGGAATTCCTGCTGCCGCTGCTGGAGGAGACATCCGGCCTCCGCGCGGGCCGCGACTTCCACCTCGCCCACTCCCCCAGCCGGGTCGACCCCGGCAGCCGCGCCTTCACCCCGGCCAACACCCCGAAGGTCATCGGGGGCCTCACCCCCGCCTGCACCGAGTCCGCCGCCGCCTTCTACGGCCGGCTCACCGACAAGGTGGTACGCGCGCGTGGCCTGCGGGAAGCCGAGACCGTGCAACTCCTGGAAACCAACTTCCGGCACGTCAACATCGCCCTCGTCAACGAGATGGCCGTCCTCTGCCACGACCTGGGCGTCGACCTGTGGGACGTCGTGCGCTGCGCGGAGACCAAGCCCTTCGGCTTCGAGGCCTTCCGCCCCGGACCCGGCGTCGGCGGCCACTCCGTCCCCCTGGACCACGCCGGCCGGCCGGGCAGCACGCTGCGCATGGTGGAACTCGCCCAACAGGTCAACAACCGCATGCCCCGCTACGTCGTCCAGCGCGCCGCCGCCCTCCTCAACGAGCACGGCAAGTCGGCGCGGGGCGCGCGCGTGCTGCTGCTCGGCGTCACCTACAAGGCCGACCTCGCCGACGAGCAGGGCGCCCCCGCCCGTGAGATCGCGATCCGCCTGATGGAGCTCGGCGCCGCCGTCAGCTACCACGACCCGCACGTCCCGTCCTGGAGCGTCCTGGACCGCCCGGTGCCGCGCGCCGACTCCCTCTACGAGGCCGCCGCCGACGCCGACCTGACGATCCTCCTCCAGCAGCACCGGACGTACGACCTCCAGGGCCTGTCGGTGAAGGCGCAGCTGCTGCTGGACACGCGGGGCGCCACGCCCACGGGGGCGGCGCACCGGTTGTGA